The following coding sequences are from one Perognathus longimembris pacificus isolate PPM17 chromosome 13, ASM2315922v1, whole genome shotgun sequence window:
- the Arap1 gene encoding arf-GAP with Rho-GAP domain, ANK repeat and PH domain-containing protein 1 isoform X4: protein MTKKEEPPLIRVPRAVRVASLLSEGEELSGDDEDEDDHAYEGISNSGWPTSSLSPPLPSLIQELLPDPMDELPGGFTPITPVIKAGWLDKNPPQGSYIYQKRWVRLDAEHLRYFDSNKDAYSKRFVPVACISRVAAIGDLKFEVITNNRTFAFRAESDAERKEWMQAVQRAVAEQQARTRLSSAYPLGVRGSEQPDRAGSLELRGFKNKLYVAVVGDKVQLYKNLEEYHLGIGITFIDMSVGNVKEVDRRGFDLTTPYRIFSFSADSELEKEQWLEAMQGAIAEALSTSEVAERIWTAAPNRFCADCGAAQPDWASINLCVVICKRCAGEHRGLGAGVSKVRSLKMDRKVWTETLIELFLQLGNGAGNHFWAANVPPSEALQPSSSPNARRHHLEAKYREGKYRRYHPLFGNQEELDKALCAAVTTTDLAETQALLGCGAGVSCFSGDPEAPTPLALAEQAGQTLQMEFLRNNQTTEVPRLDSLKPVEKHYSVVLPTVSHSGFLYKTASAVKPLHDRRAREEFSRRWCVLSDGVLSYYEHERVVTPNGEIRASEIVCLAVLPPDSHGFEHTFEVYTEGERLYLFGLESAELAHEWVKCIAKAFVPPLAEDLLAQDFERLGRLPYKAGLSLQRTQEGWFALTGSELHAVFSEGPCEEPLQLRRLQELSVQGDSENQVLVLVERRRTLYIQGERRLDFLGWLGAIQKAAASLGDTLSEQQLGDSDIPVIVYRCVDYITQCGLTSEGIYRKCGQTSKTQRLLESLRQDARSVHLKEGEQHVDDVSSALKRFLRDLPDGLFTRAQRLAWLEASEIEEEEEKVSRYQELLVHLPPVNRATVKALISHLYCVQCFSDTNQMTTHNLAIVFGPTLFQTDGQDYKAGRVVEDLISRYVVVFSVDEEELRKQREEVTAIVKMRVAGTASGTQHAGDFICTVYLEEKNAETEQHVKIPASMTAEELTLEILDRRNVGMREKDYWTCFEVNEKEEAERPLHFSEKVLPILHGLGTDSHLVVKKHQSMEAILLYLASRVGDTKHGMMKFREDRSLLGLGLPSGGFHDRYFILNSSCLRLYKEVRSPRPWSGAPETSHRPEKEWPVKSLKVYLGVKKKLRPPTCWGFTVVHETEKHEKQQWYLCCDTQMELREWFATFFFVQHDGLVWPSEPSPSRVSRAVPEVRLGSVSLIPLRGSENEMRRSVAAFTSDPLSLFRHV, encoded by the exons ATGACCAAGAAG GAGGAGCCCCCTCTGATCCGAGTCCCGAGGGCTGTGCGTGTGGCCAGTCTGCTGAGTGAGGGGGAGGAACTGTCTGgggatgatgaagatgaggatgaccATGCCTACGAGGGCATCTCCAA CAGTGGGTGGCCCACCAGCAGCCTAAGTCCACCCTTGCCCAGCCTGATCCAGGAGCTCCTGCCGGACCCCATGGATGAGCTGCCTGGGGGCTTCACCCCCATCACACCAGTCATTAAAGCTGGCTGGCTGGACAAGAACCCACCACAGGG ATCTTATATCTATCAGAAGCGATGGGTGAGACTGGATGCCGAGCACCTGCGGTACTTTGACAGTAATAAG GATGCCTACTCTAAGCGCTTTGTCCCTGTAGCCTGCATCTCCCGGGTGGCTGCCATCGGGGACCTGAAGTTTGAAGTGATAACAAACAACCGGACCTTTGCCTTCCGGGCAGAGAGTGATG CGGAGCGGAAGGAGTGGATGCAGGCGGTGCAGCGGGCGGTGGCTGAGCAGCAGGCCCGCACCCGCCTGTCTAGTGCTTATCCCTTGGGAGTGCGAGGCTCCGAGCAGCCCGACAGAGCTGGCAGCCTGGAGCTTCGAGGCTTTAAGAACAAGCTGTACGTGGCTGTGGTCGGGGACAAAGTGCAGCTCTATAAGAATCTGGAG GAATACCACCTGGGCATTGGCATCACCTTCATCGACATGAGCGTGGGCAATGTGAAGGAAGTAGACCGGCGTGGCTTCGACCTCACCACCCCCTACCGCATCTTCAG TTTCTCAGCTGACTCAGAGCTAGAGAAGGAGCAGTGGCTGGAGGCCATGCAGGGAGCCATTGCGGAGGCCCTGTCCACCTCGGAGGTGGCCGAGCGCATCTGGACCGCGGCCCCTAACAGGTTCTGTGCTGACTGCGGGGCTGCCCAGCCCGACTGGGCCTCCATCAACCTCTGTGTCGTCATCTGCAAGCgctgtgcag GGGAGCACCGTGGCCTGGGTGCTGGAGTCTCCAAGGTGCGGAGCCTAAAGATGGACAGGAAGGTGTGGACAGAAACACTCATCGAG CTCTTCTTACAGCTGGGCAATGGTGCTGGAAACCACTTCTGGGCAGCCAATGTGCCCCCCAGCGAGGCTCTGCAGCCCAGCAGCAGCCCCAACGCCCGGCGGCACCACCTGGAGGCCAAGTACAGGGAGGGCAAGTACCGCCGCTACCACCCGCTCTTCGGCAACCAGGAGGAGCTAGACAAG GCGCTGTGTGCTGCGGTGACCACCACAGATCTGGCTGAGACCCAGGCGCTCCTGGGCTGTGGGGCTGGGGTCAGCTGCTTCTCCGGGGACCCAGAGGCCCCTACGCCCCTGGCTCTTGCCGAGCAGGCCGGACAGACACTGCAGATGGAATTCCTACGGAACAACCAGACCACGG AGGTCCCTCGGCTGGACTCGCTGAAGCCTGTGGAAAAGCACTACTCAGTTGTTCTGCCAACTGTAAGCCACAGTGGCTTCCTCTACAAGACTGCTTCTGCTGTCAAGCCTCTGCATGACCGCCGCGCCCGCGAAG AGTTCAGCCGACGCTGGTGTGTCCTAAGTGATGGGGTCCTGAGCTACTATGAACATGAACGGGTTGTGACGCCCAATGGGGAGATACGGGCCAGCGAGATAGTCTGCCTGGCCGTGCTCCCTCCTGACAGCCACGG CTTTGAACACACCTTTGAGGTGTACACAGAGGGAGAACGGCTGTACTTGTTTGGGCTGGAGAGTGCGGAGCTGGCTCATGAGTGGGTCAAGTGCATTGCTAAG GCATTTGTGCCTCCCCTGGCTGAGGACCTGCTGGCCCAGGATTTTGAGCGGCTTGGGCGTCTACCCTACAAAGCTGGCTTGAGTCTCCAGCGGACTCAAGAGGGCTGGTTCGCTTTGACCGGCTCTGAGCTCCATGCAGTCTTCTCAGAAGGGCCCTGCGAAGAGCCATTGCAGCTCCGGAGATTGCAGGAGCTTT CCGTCCAAGGGGACAGcgagaaccaggtgctggtgctggtggagCGAAGGAG GACGCTGTATATCCAGGGGGAGCGGCGGCTGGACTTCCTGGGTTGGCTGGGCGCCATCCAGAAGGCAGCGGCCAGCTTGGGGGACACGCTGTCGGAGCAGCAGCTGGGGGATTCGGACATCCCTGTGATTGTGTACCGCTGTGTGGACTACATCACCCAATGTG GCCTCACCTCGGAGGGCATCTACCGCAAGTGTGGGCAGACATCCAAGACCCAGCGGCTGCTGGAGAGCCTGCGGCAGGATGCGCGCTCTGTGCACCTCAAGGAGGGCGAGCAGCACGTGGACGACGTCTCCTCCGCACTCAAACGCTTCCTGCGTGACCTGCCCGACGGGCTCTTCACTCGTGCCCAGCGCTTAGCCTGGCTGGAGGCCTCAG agattgaggaggaggaggagaaggtatCCAGGTACCAAGAGCTCCTGGTGCATCTGCCCCCTGTCAACCGCGCCACTGTGAAGGCCCTTATCAGCCACCTGTACTG tgTCCAGTGCTTCTCAGACACAAACCAGATGACCACGCACAACCTGGCCATTGTGTTCGGGCCAACGCTCTtccagacagatggacaggactACAAGGCCGGCCGGGTGGTGGAGGACCTTATTAGCCGCTATGTGGTGGTGTTCAGT GTGGATGAAGAGGAGCTGAGGAAGCAGCGGGAGGAGGTCACTGCCATTGTGAAGATGCGCGTGGCCGGCACGGCCAGCGGGACTCAG CATGCTGGTGACTTCATCTGCACGGTGTACCTGGAGGAGAAGAACGCAGAGACGGAGCAGCACGTCAAG ATACCTGCGTCTATGACAGCAGAAGAGCTTACCCTGGAGATCCTGGACCGCCGAAATGTGGGCATGAGGGAGAAGGACTATTGGACTTGTTTTGAGGTCAACGAGAAGGAGGAAGCAG AGCGGCCCCTGCATTTCTCTGAGAAGGTGCTACCCATCCTGCACGGGCTGGGCACAGACAGCCACTTGGTGGTGAAGAAGCACCAGTCTATGGAGGCCATACTGCTGTACCTAG CCAGCCGTGTGGGCGACACCAAGCATGGCATGATGAAGTTCCGTGAGGACCGCAGCCTCCTGGGTCTGGGGCTGCCCTCAGGCGGCTTCCACGATCGCTACTTCATCCTCAACAGCAGCTGCCTGCGGCTCTACAAAGAAGTCCGG AGCCCAAGGCCATGGAGCGGGGCCCCTGAGACC AGTCACCGGCCGGAGAAGGAATGGCCTGTCAAGAGTCTTAAAGTCTACCTGGGTGTGAAGAAGAAACTTCGGCCACCCACCTG CTGGGGCTTCACAGTGGTGCACGAGACGGAGAAACATGAGAAGCAGCAGTG GTACCTGTGCTGTGACACACAGATGGAGCTTCGGGAGTGGTTCGCCACCTTCTTCTTTGTGCAG CATGACGGCCTGGTGTGGCCCTCGGAGCCCTCGCCCTCGCGCGTGTCCCGGGCGGTGCCTGAGGTCCGGCTGGGCAGTGTATCCCTGATCCCCCTGCGCGGCAGTGAGAATGAAATGCGCCGGAGTGTGGCCGCCTTCACCTCAGATCCTCTTTCT CTCTTCCGCCATGTGTGA